Proteins from one Podospora pseudoanserina strain CBS 124.78 chromosome 1, whole genome shotgun sequence genomic window:
- a CDS encoding hypothetical protein (COG:S; EggNog:ENOG503P5K9): protein MSQLWSSPKSPATAGPVRRFGQIIKLKPEHVAKYKEIHAAVWPGVLEQIKASNIRDYSIFHDPDSGILFANFKYIGTDYDADMKRMRENPKVREWWKLTDSLQESLVPGAKSSSDGEPAWWKGVEEVFYTP, encoded by the exons GTCTCAGCTCTGGTCTTCACCCAAATCCCCTGCCACCGCTGGCCCAGTCCGCCGGTTCGGTCAGATCATCAAGCTTAAACCCGAGCACGTTGCCAAGTACAAAGAGATCCACGCTGCCGTTTGGCCTGGTGTGTTGGAGCAGATCAAGGCTAGCAATATCAGAGATT ACAGCATCTTCCACGATCCAGACAGCGGAATCCTTTTCGCCAACTTCAAGTACATTGGCACCGACTATGACGCGGacatgaagaggatgagggagaacccaaaggtgagggagtggtggaagTTGACGGACAGCCTCCAGGAGTCTCTTGTACCGGGGGCGAAGAGCAGTTCAGACGGGGAACCGGCTTGGTGGAAaggagttgaggaggtgttTTACACTCCTTGA
- a CDS encoding hypothetical protein (COG:S; EggNog:ENOG503P54Z) produces MHPLLLRPTLAGRLSPRAKSYKTVIACIEEPLSVSRVHFSTSPKVGAKNQVYASVRNPDQFHTYQLLSASSRTPLLTMWTASYCPTCKVVEPLIRELVESGVGEAEGGVGYCEVEYDAPDVMSAGLGMTYMISALPTLLSFDAQEAQVETKVTDARKMANRQFLEEWMRTEARRHGNRGGGGGNFLSNFFGKSK; encoded by the exons ATgcacccccttcttcttcgaccGACCCTTGCCGGGCGGCTTTCCCCTCGGGCCAAGTCTTACAAGACCGTCATCGCATGCATAGAAGAGCCGCTGTCCGTATCACGCGTTCACTTCTCGACATCGCCCAAGGTGGGTGCGAAGAACCAGGTTTATGCCTC CGTTCGTAACCCGGACCAGTTTCACACCTACCAACTCCTGTCGGCATCATCCCGGACGCCTCTCTTGACGATGTGGACAGCCTCGTACTGCCCAACATGCAAAGTCGTAGAACCCCTCATCCGGGAGCTCGTCGAGTCCGGTGTCGGTGAGGCTGAGGGCGGGGTGGGCTACTGCGAAGTCGAGTACGACGCGCCAGATGTCATGAGCGCGGGTCTGGGGATGACCTACATGATCAGTGCCCTCCCGACTCTTCTCAGTTTCGACGCCCAGGAGGCTCAAGTCGAGACCAAGGTTACGGATGCCAGGAAGATGGCCAACCGTCAGTTTCTGGAGGAGTGGATGAGGACCGAGGCACGTAGACACGGCAatcggggtggtggcgggggcAACTTCCTCAGCAATTTCTTTGGCAAGTCGAAATAG
- a CDS encoding hypothetical protein (COG:S; EggNog:ENOG503NTX3), which produces MASSSGESPQRRKWFSRNSSNGEGSVEKKGPTRWTMGILEDKETIEVPGSVLLLAPDHNEPLGLRNAPARTSHSSIPVGVLRQVTEPPPPAEDPKKKTKDGKIILDPQPDDSANDPLNWPVWRRDSSLLSLGLYCLVGGGMTPILAAGFTDVASDYGVDVHTVSLTTGLYMMGMGLGSVVFSPTAILWGKRPVYLFSSVLFILTSVWCALSPNFASLVVARILQGVSVSPVECLPSATIAEIFFLHERAFRIGIYTLLLLGGKNLVPLVSAAIIQKLGWRWVFWIVAIIVGFCSVLLFLFVPESFWDRAPHRRKKSRPNFFRRFSSRHDVAHPGAHATPAVTPAPQSPITEAVPSPEPPKAATRAQVGFAPEPEYLDSEPRERASQDIQRPPTVQASPAISESEKPVSDGPASRTPHDTDSESLSSSRSGREAYTTVLRGAPPKSFVQQLKPFNGRLNKDKWHKAAVRPLILLSYPAVLWSSIVYACSVGWLIVISESMAVIYREEVYDFDALQTGLVYISPFIGGVLGTAVAGRVSDVIVKAMARRNGGLYEPEFRLIMALPVAITTVIGLMGFGWSAEVRDHWMVPTAFFGIISFGCCLGSTTSITFCVDSYRQYAGEALVTLNFCVHLDWCHSAYPAAVHHPDVYLWQAGAHVDGAEELYGEVLGEHRAEKAGEASCQLSKGWTQEIGMRLFFLFFFSFFFVFFGVFFKDFRFMTAWFSVTALHLHGRFFSFFSFFLYGLGWGFDDFFKRSVFWI; this is translated from the exons ATGGCAAGCAGCTCGGGGGAATCACCGCAGCGGCGAAAATGGTTTTCGCGCAATTCATCCAATGGGGAGGGTTCCGTTGAAAAAAAGGGCCCAACGAGATGGACGATGGGAATCCTGGAAGACAAGGAGACGATCGAGGTTCCAG GCTCCGTTCTCTTGCTGGCCCCTGATCACAACGAGCCGCTCGGCTTGAGGAACGCACCCGCAAGAACATCTCATTCCTCTATTCCTGTCGGTGTCCTTCGCCAGGTCACCGAACCACCGCCTCCGGCAGAGgaccccaagaagaagaccaaggatGGGAAAATCATCTTGGATCCTCAGCCTGATGATTCGGCCAATGATCCCCTGAACTGGCCGGTATGGCGAAGAGACTCTTcgcttctctctctcgggCTCTACTGCCTCGTTGGTGGAGGCATGACGCCCATCCTGGCCGCCGGGTTCACCGACGTTGCCAGCGATTATGGGGTAGATGTTCACACCGTCTCCCTCACGACAGGTCTGTACATGATGGGTATGGGTCTGGGCTCCGTTGTGTTCTCTCCAACTGCCATCTTGTGGGGAAAGCGGCCAGTCTACCTGTTCAGTTCCGTCCTGTTCATTTTGACTTCGGTTTGGTGTGCCTTGTCACCAAACTTCGCCTCGTTGGTGGTTGCCCGTATCCTCCAGGGTGTCTCCGTCAGCCCTGTCGAATGTCTTCCTTCCGCCACCATTGCCGAAATCTTCTTCCTTCACGAGCGCGCATTCCGCATCGGTATCTACACTCTGTTGTTGCTCGGTGGGAAGAATCTGGTTCCTTTGGTCAGCGCTGCCATTATTCAAAAGTTGGGATGGCGATGGGTGTTTTG GATCgttgccatcatcgtcggGTTCTGCTCGGTcctcttgtttctttttgtccCCGAATCTTTCTGGGACCGTGCTCCGCATCGCAGAAAGAAGTCCAGACCAAACTTCTTCCGCCGCTTCTCCTCGAGACACGATGTGGCTCACCCGGGGGCTCATGCCACCCCGGCTGTCACGCCTGCTCCGCAATCACCAATCACGGAAGCTGTGCCTTCACCCGAGCCTCCGAAAGCCGCGACCAGGGCGCAAGTCGGTTTCGCTCCGGAGCCCGAGTACCTAGATTCGGAGCCCCGCGAGAGAGCATCGCAAGACATCCAACGACCCCCAACTGTCCAAGCCTCTCCTGCAATTTCAGAGTCGGAAAAGCCGGTCTCCGACGGCCCCGCCTCGAGAACTCCTCACGACACTGATAGTGAGTCGCTTTCGAGCTCTCGGTCCGGGCGAGAGGCGTACACGACCGTCTTGCGCGGCGCACCCCCGAAATCTTTTGTTCAGCAGCTCAAACCCTTCAATGGCCGCCTCAACAAGGACAAGTGGCACAAGGCTGCCGTCCGGCCTCTGATTCTTCTGTCGTATCCTGCCGTGTTGTGGTCATCGATCGTGTACGCGTGCTCGGTCGGATGGCTTATCGTGATATCAGAATCTATGGCCGTGATATACCGAGAGGAAGTCTACGACTTTGACGCCCTTCAGACCGGTCTCGTCTACATATCTCCTTTTATCGGTGGTGTCCTCGGAACTGCCGTGGCAGGCAGAGTCTCGGATGTCATTGTGAAGGCGATGGCGAGACGCAATGGTGGACTTTACGAACCCGAGTTCAGACTCATCATGGCTCTCCCCGTGGCCATCACCACGGTTATCGGCCTGATGGGTTTCGGCTGGTCGGCCGAGGTGAGAGATCACTGGATGGTGCCGACGGCATTCTTTGGCATAATTTCCTTTGGGTGCTGTTTGggatcaacaaccagcaTCACCTTCTGCGTCGACAGCTACAGACAGTATGCCGGCGAGGCCCTTGTCACGCTCAACTTTT GTGTACATTTGGATTGGTGTCATTCAGCTtatcctgctgctgttcaCCATCCCGATGTATATCTATGGCAAGCGGGCGCGCATGTGGACGGTGCGGAAGAACTTTATGGAGAGGTTCTAGGAGAGCATCGAGCGGAGAAAGCAGGAGAGGCTTCATGTCAACTTTCAAAAGGTTGGACACAGGAAATCGGAATgagacttttttttcttttctttttttctttcttttttg ttttttttggcgttTTTTTTAAAGACTTTCGTTTTATGACCGCATGGTTTAGTGTTACTGCATTGCATTTACATGGccggtttttttcttttttttctttctttctttatgGACTGGGCTGGGGGTTTGATGACTTTTTTAAACGGTCTGTGTTCTGGATATGA
- a CDS encoding hypothetical protein (EggNog:ENOG503P1VN) — MSTTTPHLLEPYLSLPRETSLIVLSSILGASTNWLLARYIHSYLKTPSVEGEPEVAVLLASFLRDYPFFQQTLSKLSLDLDSEARKGRFAFVDGLTGLFLPSQRSGGRLQDGDDLRVVQRQIGDALAGLDAGRKRRVVLVLDQPDFLVASTSAGGGEGAGIAVRDVILDLREKVHSCVVTVSADDPLVHPPVAPTPLETNHSWFVLSLLHEADMLCALRLLDTGTAKDVSGVVRITSSRDGETEDREYLYKVGGHGGAKVFERGQ; from the exons ATGTcgaccacaaccccccaccttTTGGAACCCTACCTCTCCCTGCCCCGGGAAACCTCCCTCATTGTGCTCAGCTCCATCCTCGGCGCATCGACAAACTGGCTTCTGGCGCGGTATATCCACTCCTACCTCAAAACCCCCAGCGTCGAAGGCGAGCCAGAAGTCGCCGTATTGCTGGCGTCCTTCCTTCGAGACTACCCCTTCTTCCAGCAGaccctctccaagctctcgCTCGACCTCGACTCCGAAGCCCGAAAGGGCAGGTTCGCGTTTGTGGATGGGTTGACGGGCTTGTTTCTCCCGTCCCAGCGGTCCGGGGGGAGGTTGCAGGACGGGGATGATCTCCGGGTGGTTCAGAGGCAGATCGGAGATGCCCTGGCGGGGTTGGAtgctgggaggaagaggagggtggtgctggtgctggacCAGCCGGATTTCTTGGTTGCGAGTACTAgtgctggcggtggggaaggggcaggGATCGCGGTGAGGGATGTCATCTTGGATCTGAGAGAG AAGGTCCACAGCTGCGTCGTTACCGTGTCAGCCGACGACCCTCTCGTTCACCCTCCTGTCGCTCCCACACCCCTCGAGACGAACCACTCCTGGTTTGTGCTGTCACTGCTTCACGAGGCGGACATGCTGTGCGCCCTGAGGCTGCTGGACACTGGCACAGCAAAGGATGTCagtggggtggtgaggatcaCCAGTTCgagggatggggagacggAGGACAGAGAGTATCTTTACAAGGTTGGGGGGCATGGCGGTGCCAAGGTCTTCGAGAGGGGGCAGTAG
- the RPL37B gene encoding 60S ribosomal protein L37B (EggNog:ENOG503P54H; COG:J) has protein sequence MTKGTSSFGKRHNKTHGICRRCGRRSMHNQKHTCASCGYPAAKTRKYNWSEKAKRRKVTGTGRMRYLSTVSRKFKNGFQTGVPKGSRGPNTASE, from the exons atga CGAAGGGTACCTCCAGCTTTGGCAAGCG CCACAACAAGACCCACGGGATCTGCAGACGCTGCGG TCGCCGTTCTATGCACAACCAGAAGCACACCTGCGCTTCGTGCGGCTACCCCGCTGCTAAGACCCGCAAGT ACAACTGGTCCGAGAAGGCTAAGCGCAGAAAGGTCACCGGCACCGGCCGCATGAGATACCTCAGCACCGTCTCCAGAAAGTTCAAGAACGGCTTCCAGACTGGTGTCCCCAAGGGCTCGCGGGGTCCCAACACCGCTTCCGAGTAA
- the CYT20 gene encoding Valine--tRNA ligase, mitochondrial (EggNog:ENOG503NXM3; COG:J), with protein sequence MLSSSWRLVSSTRNSLLKASLASFRPEPRTYHSSAYRLSKMADEAAKAPAPATTPAAAPDAPAPKKNEAKEKAKAEKAAKFAAKQAAAKLKQQQQAGDKPAEAPKPKAKKAETPVLPRYKDETPAGEKKKIQPFDHPHFSAYNPQAVESSWYSWWEKSGYFKPQEPRTPDAGKFVIALPPPNVTGALHCGHALANSLQDTLIRWNRMKGLSTLWVPGCDHAGIATQSVVEKMLYKREKKTRHDLGREEFTKRVWEWKGEYHERINNAQRLMGGSMDWSREAFTMDENLTAAVMEAFVTLHDEGLIYRSNRLVNWSTHLRTALSTLEVINKDITGRTMIDVPGYDRKVEFGVLTYFKYPIEGSDEFITVATTRPETMLGDSGIAVSPGDARYAHLVGKHARHPFTRRLMPIVEDSYVDPEFGTGAVKLTPAHDFNDYKLGVAHKLEFINVLTEDGLINENGAMFQGQKRFNARYTVVEELARLGLFVKKEPNAMVIPICERSGDVIEPRMAPQWWVKMEDMARDAMRVVESGEIKISPESARKSYFQWLNNITDWCISRQLWWGHRIPAYRIVLEGEDSEETDKATWVVGRNAEEAKAKAAEKAAELFPGKNYTLEQDPDCLDTWFSSGLWPMAILGWPNTEKDDFKKFFPTELLESGWDILFFWIARMIMLSLKLTGKVPFTEVYCHSLIRDAEGRKMSKSLGNVIDPLDIINGIKLEDLHAKLLTGNLRSDEVERATKYQKQSFPGGIPECGADALRFTLLSYTTGGGDINFDIRVMAAYRRFCNKVWQASKYVLGNLGDSFKPDAQLDLAALSVPERWIVHRTNAAVKGINEALTNRQFSTATRLVYSLFYDDFCDIFVENSKGMLGPDADPAQANSVRQVLYFVLDTCLRLLHPMLPFITEELWQRLPRKAGDETPSILLAPYPEADQALEFPAESADYELGLKCASGIRSLAAEYNIRDGRAFIVASTPAALEKVSAQLNAIKTLSGRSIASTEVIEESATPKGCAVSVVNAEIVVLLQVSDQITDIAAEIKKITTKLQKTTVAITKQEELINREGFEKVSDVVVTAEKKKLADAQAAKENYERTLAEFSKLKL encoded by the exons ATGCTGAGCTCGTCGTGGCGACTGGTTAGTTCGACACGGAACTCGCTGCTTAAAGCATCCTTGGCTTCTTTCCGTCCAGAACCTCGAACCTATCACTCCTCAGCGTACCGACTATCCAAAATGGCCGACGAAGCTGCTAAAGCCCCCGCGCCGGCGACCACACCGGCCGCCGCTCCCGATGCGCCTGCGCCTAAGAAAAATG aggccaaggagaaggccaaagCCGAAAAGGCTGCCAAATTCGCTGCGAAGCAAGCTGCCGCCAAGCtgaagcaacagcaacaagccgGTGACAAGCCTGCCGAAGCCCCGAAGcccaaggcgaagaaggccgagactCCTGTCCTTCCTCGCTACAAGGACGAGACTCCAGCtggtgagaagaagaagatccAGCCCTTCGATCACCCGCACTTCTCAGCATACAACCCCCAGGCCGTCGAGTCGTCATGGTATTCATGGTGGGAGAAGAGCGGCTACTTCAAGCCTCAAGAGCCCCGAACCCCTGATGCTGGCAAATTCGTCATTGCCCTGCCGCCCCCGAACGTCACTGGTGCACTTCACTGCGGCCATGCTCTCGCCAACTCTCTCCAAGATACACTTATTCGATGGAACCGGATGAAGGGCCTCAGCACACTCTGGGTCCCGGGTTGCGATCACGCCGGTATCGCCACTCAGTCCGTTGTCGAAAAGATGCTGtacaagagagagaagaagacgcgCCACGATCTCGGCCGCGAGGAGTTCACAAAGCGCGTGTgggagtggaagggggaATACCATGAGCGCATCAACAATGCCCAGAGACTCATGGGTGGCTCCATGGACTGGAGCCGCGAGGCCTTTACCATGGACGAGAACCTGACTGCCGCCGTTATGGAGGCGTTTGTCACTCTTCACGATGAGGGTCTCATCTACAGGTCCAACCGCTTGGTTAACTGGTCCACTCATCTTCGCACCGCCCTCAGCACCTTGGAGGTCATCAACAAGGATATCACCGGGCGCACCATGATTGACGTGCCCGGCTATGACAGAAAGGTTGAGTTCGGTGTCCTCACATACTTCAAGTACCCAATTGAGGGGTCAGACGAGTTCATCACTGTTGCCACCACACGTCCCGAGACAATGTTGGGCGATAGCGGTATCGCTGTCAGCCCCGGTGATGCCCGCTACGCACACCTTGTCGGAAAGCACGCCCGTCATCCCTTCACGCGGAGGTTGATGCCCATCGTCGAGGATTCCTACGTTGACCCAGAATTCGGCACTGGTGCTGTCAAGCTCACCCCCGCGCACGACTTCAACGATTATAAGCTCGGGGTCGCCCACAAGCTTGAGTTCATCAACGTCCTTACCGAAGACGGCTTGATCAACGAGAACGGCGCTATGTTCCAGGGCCAGAAGAGATTCAACGCCCGTTACACGGTTGTCGAGGAGTTGGCTAGGCTTGGCTTGTtcgtcaagaaggagccCAACGCCATGGTTATCCCCATTTGCGAGCGCAGTGGGGATGTTATCGAGCCTCGCATGGCGCCTCAGTGGTgggtgaagatggaggacATGGCCAGGGATGCCATGAGAGTCGTTGAGAGTGGTGAGATCAAGATCAGCCCGGAGAGTGCCCGCAAGAGCTACTTCCAATggctcaacaacatcaccgaCTGGTGCATTTCCAGACAGTTGTGGTGGGGCCACCGTATCCCGGCGTACCGTATTGTCCTTGAAGGCGAGGACAGCGAGGAGACAGACAAGGCCACCTGGGTTGTTGGCAGAAATGCCGaagaggccaaggccaaggccgccgagaaggctgccgagcTGTTTCCCGGCAAGAACTACACCCTCGAGCAAGACCCTGACTGCCTCGACACCTGGTTCAGCTCCGGCTTGTGGCCCATGGCTATCTTGGGCTGGCCCAACACGGAGAAGGATGATTTCAAGAAGTTCTTCCCCACCGAGCTGCTCGAATCCGGCTGGGATATTCTGTTCTTCTGGATTGCCAGAATGATCATGCTCTCCCTGAAGTTGACGGGCAAGGTTCCCTTCACTGAGGTGTACTGCCACTCGTTGATCCGCGACGCCGAAGGGCGAAAGATGAGCAAGAGTTTGGGTAATGTCATTGACCCGTtggacatcatcaacggTATCAAGCTCGAGGACCTTCACGCGAAGCTCTTGACAGGTAACCTCAGGTCTGACGAGGTTGAGCGTGCCACCAAGTACCAGAAGCAATCGTTCCCTGGCGGCATCCCAGAGTGCGGCGCTGATGCTCTGCGTTTCACGCTTCTCTCGTACACCACCGGTGGTGGCGACATCAACTTCGACATCCGCGTCATGGCGGCCTACCGCAGATTCTGCAACAAGGTTTGGCAAGCTTCCAAGTACGTGTTGGGCAACCTTGGCGATTCCTTCAAGCCTGATGCCCAGCTTGACCTCGCGGCTCTGTCGGTCCCAGAGCGCTGGATTGTTCACCGTACCAACGCGGCCGTCAAGGGCATCAACGAGGCTCTCACGAACAGGCAATTCTCTACTGCCACCAGGCTCGTGTACTCGCTCTTCTA TGATGACTTCTGCGACATCTTCGTTGAGAACAGCAAGGGCATGCTGGGCCCAGATGCGGACCCTGCCCAAGCCAACTCTGTCCGCCAAGTCCTCTACTTTGTTCTTGATACGTGCCTGCGTCTACTGCACCCTATGCTTCCCTTCATCACCGAGGAGCTCTGGCAACGTCTGCCACGGAAGGCTGGAGATGAGACTCCTTCCATCCTCCTGGCGCCGTATCCCGAGGCTGACCAGGCTCTCGAGTTCCCCGCTGAGAGCGCAGACTACGAGCTTGGTCTCAAGTGCGCTAGCGGTATCAGATCGTTGGCTGCTGAATACAACATTCGTGATGGCCGTGCCTTCATCGTGGCTTCTACTCCTGCCGccttggagaaggtgagCGCGCAGCTCAACGCCATCAAGACCCTCTCCGGTAGGAGCATTGCTTCCACCGAGGTTATCGAGGAGTCCGCCACCCCCAAGGGCTGCGCTGTTAGTGTCGTGAACGCCGAGATTGTTGTTCTTCTCCAGGTCAGCGACCAAATCACAGATATCGCagccgagatcaagaagatcaccaccaagctgCAGAAGACCACCGTCGCAATTACcaagcaggaggagttgaTCAACCGCGAGGGTTTCGAAAAGGTCAGTGATGTTGTCGTAACagctgagaagaagaagcttgcCGATGCACAGGCGGCCAAGGAGAACTACGAGCGGACACTCGCCGAGTTCAGCAAACTCAAGCTCTAg
- a CDS encoding hypothetical protein (EggNog:ENOG503NZJC; COG:O), giving the protein MRPPRIAILILFFFASLFLVCRAISSLRHPNAAPAVTPLTTRKSSFRSFFSFTAPFSLFPPNAAISLFDDNSTFFAARPAAFGPILPADGLSGQLWIGSGFAEDHLQEGEVGGELGCSDLPGWEDGRPKLSIKTTVHGSAASKSGPAALNTKSTKRDPLGAGIPADGKSSERRHDGTDDYLHQELDQTRSPYSEGSVVSASSHADIQSMQETAEITGKITLLSRGGCGFLEKVKWAQRRGAIGVIVGDNVKGGPLIQMFARGNVDNVTIPSIFTSQTTAMLLSSLAQPGSFIEDILDENGNPILKVQHSSKPGVNKQTKAADTGAGYRPKSGPHAQGVKTASFQDASAPAVKKSRSTRRSWISRLFSWGDSGSKGSEQSRPPSSGRLNWVAADEWSDESIRLLQPSADKGNKNGAGGRASSEEHKSPGDGFQIGVQDWRDPDLVRSSEEDEEDRPAPENQSTNKESSGLRGGSITPGSGEYVPGDSHGHRSGKSGSSSESSSGLIYKLFGDDAKEQSATEESSRLSPESLGNKDDGNVREGLWVTITPTGSASPFFDTLLVLVISPLITLTVVYTLLILRAKYRRRRWRAPKAVVDRLPVRTYRTVAPSPSQSSRTPSPNSSSPTTPLLQGNSRSRPRSRTTTGVPEPSDLLRADNALQAGRPSSPDNTPVHGASQWKKYMGRQSECVICLEEYVDGVSKVMSLPCGHEFHVDCITPWLTTRRRTCPICKNDIVKSLARGSPLSPHYEPYHDDSEYTRTEPSSFVDSNTGSYSSNRLSDVEEGREALAQRPTRSLQLLTFNIRGEFYHFKTYRKAGSPSSCSRREQIAWSNLKSQFTPPQRPHSLRGSGAVHSTAHNINVNINVNINVNINVNINVNINTTRVNQPPTPKPQAF; this is encoded by the exons ATGCGACCTCCACGGATCGCGATACTaattcttttcttcttcgcgTCGCTCTTCCTCGTGTGCAGGGCCATCAGTTCCCTCCGCCATCCCAACGCCGCCCCCGCCGTGACACCATTGACGACCCGGAAATCGTCATTCCggagcttcttctccttcactgCGCCGTTCTCGCTCTTCCCTCCCAATGCTGCTATAAGCCTGTTCGATGATAATAGTACCTTCTTTGCTGCACGACCGGCTGCCTTTGGGCCCATCCTCCCTGCCGACGGCCTGAGCGGGCAACTATGGATAGGAAGTGGATTTGCTGAAGATCATCTCCAAGAGGGCGAGGTCGGGGGCGAGCTCGGCTGCAGCGATCTCCCAGgctgggaggatgggagacCTAAACTGTCGATCAAAACCACTGTGCATGGGTCCGCAGCCTCAAAGTCAGGACCCGCTGCACTGAACACCAAAAGTACAAAGCGTGATCCTTTGGGCGCAGGGATTCCAGCGGACGGAAAATCTTCAGAAAGGCGTCACGATGGGACCGACGACTACCTTCACCAGGAACTTGACCAGACTCGCAGCCCCTACAGCGAAGGCTCGGTGGTCTCAGCGTCAAGTCATGCCGATATCCAATCCATGCAGGAGACGGCAGAAATTACGGGCAAGATCACATTGCTGAGCagaggtggttgtgggttcCTGGAGAAGGTCAAGTGGGCGCAGCGCCGCGGTGCGATCGGGGTGATTGTTGGAGATAATGTGAAAGGGGGTCCGTTGATCCAGATGTTTGCGAGGGGCAATGTCGATAATGTCACAATCCCCTCGATTTTCACATCGCAAACGACCGCCATGCTACTGTCATCACTCGCGCAACCAGGCAGTTTCATTGAAGATATTCTGGACGAGAACGGAAACCCGATCTTGAAAGTACAGCACTCCAGCAAGCCTGGGGTCAATAAGCAAACCAAAGCGGCCGATACAGGTGCGGGCTATAGACCCAAATCTGGCCCTCACGCCCAGGGGGTCAAAACTGCGTCGTTCCAGGATGCCTCGGCCCCTGCGGTCAAGAAGTCACGCTCGACACGCAGGAGCTGGATCTCCCGTCTGTTCTCCTGGGGGGATAGTGGAAGCAAAGGGTCAGAGCAGAGCCGGCCGCCAAGCAGTGGTCGTCTGAACTGGGTCGCAGCTGACGAGTGGAGCGACGAAAGCATCAGACTCCTCCAACCAAGTGCGGATAAGGGTAACAAGAATGGAGCGGGTGGTCGTGCGTCCTCTGAGGAGCACAAGTCGCCGGGTGATGGTTTTCAGATAGGTGTACAAGACTGGCGTGACCCCGATCTTGTTAGGTCttccgaggaggacgaggaagatcGGCCGGCGCCGGAAAACCAGTCCACCAACAAGGAGTCTAGTGGTTTGAGAGGTGGCAGTATTACACCAGGTAGTGGCGAGTATGTCCCTGGAGACTCACATGGCCATCGTTCTGGAAAGTCTGGTTCTTCCTCGGAAAGCTCCAGTGGGCTTATTTATAAGCTCTTCGGGGACGACGCTAAAGAGCAATCTGCCACAGAGGAGAGCTCAAGACTGTCGCCGGAAAGCTTGGGGAACAAAGACGATGGCAATGTGCGGGAAGGTTTATGGGTCACGATCACTCCTACCGGCAGTGCCAGTCCATTCTTTGACACCCTGTTGGTCCTGGTGATCAGCCCCTTGATTACCCTCACGGTTGTGTACACGCTTCTTATCTTGCGAGCTAAATACAGAaggcggagatggagagCACCCAAGGCTGTGGTCGATCGGTTGCCGGTACGGACCTACCGCACAGTTGCGCCATCGCCCAGTCAATCATCCAGGACGCCGTCGCCCAACAGCTCCTCACCTACAACACCCCTGTTGCAAGGAAATTCGAGATCGCGGCCCCGGTCTCGGACCACCACTGGCGTGCCTGAGCCTTCGGATCTTTTGAGGGCTGATAACGCTTTGCAGGCTGGGCGACCATCTTCACCAGACAACACCCCGGTGCATGGTGCCAGTCAATGGAAGAAGTACATGGGAAGACAGAGCGAATGTGTGATTTGTTTGGAGGAATACGTGGACGGCGTCAGCAAGGTCATGAGCTTGCCTTGTGGCCATGAGTTTCATGTGGACTGCAT CACACCATGGCTCACCACCAGACGGAGAACTTGCCCGATATGCAAAAATGATATCGTCAAGTCTCTGGCTCGTGGTTCGCCATTAAGCCCACACTACGAGCCGTATCATGACGACAGCGAGTACACTCGTACTGAACCTTCCAGCTTCGTGGACTCCAACACTGGATCGTATTCCTCCAACCGCTTGTCAGACGTGGAGGAAGGAAGAGAGGCTCTTGCGCAA CGCCCAACGCGTTCATTGCAACTTctcaccttcaacatcaG AGGAGAATTCTATCACTTCAAAACATATCGAAAAGCCGGTAGTCCGTCGTCTTGTAGCAGACGGGAACAGATTGCATGGTCGAATCTCAAATCTCAATTCACCCCGCCACAGCGCCCTCACTCACTGAGAGGATCAGGGGCCGtgcacagcacagcacacaacatcaacgtcaacatcaacgtcaacatcaacgtcaacatcaacgtcaacatcaacgtcaacatcaacaccacccgcgtcaaccaacccccaacccccaaaccccaagcGTTCTGA